One Bombus fervidus isolate BK054 chromosome 7, iyBomFerv1, whole genome shotgun sequence genomic region harbors:
- the LOC139989441 gene encoding uncharacterized protein isoform X19: MVVAMLADYGQSDLAGAASEETNQRSSSAHNRHSLTKDVKRRQSLYDEDSLDGDHPSENEGRESTGSAKDVDRAKLVRERQNEERQRKLEELRQQALAAQRFREQREEERRRRIDELKSRDNDRRNQVGERKRAICEAERERREAILRKNQEREARIEAKKKNERSHIVFAFGSSTPRMLEPADTGGSTFWGTRRATSTTNVMMFSAAQPLTRRSSERELDGSKKRATSAGGLDRKPGEDMRMSSSMYEVFNWNSSPDPPLTPAKHKRASLSLPPTTDIFAIDDKSDSDTRRPMIQRAASGEESDGTPGTPSSVYLRVNRRRTDLMPTIPSPRDGPPSSGRSSSAKAFARSPGRTYSMSRLDQLAQPRKRPTELSTLTEQQSQPLSASSMSRSMSHLAASGGKSLKRSDNSRSMGTLPGAVPMPRPTRAERLRRKAREHQNQQQQGIRSGEVTPNSPSRPHSSMSQQSASSVGSSNVNLRPRTAAPRRPRPASIAGTGVSVTERHNLVSEPKSTKDSKPPLPKVHSTPKKSSTPKATEIKKPTEKLVKSAKASPRITPKVTPLQSPGAENAPLIRGSTGEIIKSEVKEDIKLDDKYEEKKDQGTEKTQQEISAAEQGNEEMKKSVVIEQSNSISKQTKDETNLNQENQSTVRSQETPKAAKKEAEAKSENNVEEQVDMSASMIAKIRITTEEEAKAAIAERRRLAREQAEREAELERQRQEEEARLEAERLRAEEEEQRRLEEETLRLANEAREAEEQRLRLAIEEAKRREEEDRRRREEEARQKQEKEEAERKAREEAERQRIEMAERLKREEEERLARRKRVEAIMLRTRGKNQNNTPTKGEGGDGDKLKEDSPNDENKTAPGSKVEDVMTASLISEATQQFISGEQRAHHTENNTTTDIVHNGTHSNGINENKIVLDNNQGNVEGELNGHHTNHGNGINSQSITLDNATVKQNNVTNNLLDLTEFDSLSNSSSGPILQLTSNLANEDTLNSNLNPAAIPFTPMANTYMPTAANANVNPFQDSFMNNKPQDNSQVPDLLS; this comes from the exons CTGGAGCCGCTTCTGAGGAAACTAACCAAAGGTCCAGTTCTGCACACAATCGCCACTCTCTCACGAAGG ATGTGAAGCGCCGGCAAAGTCTCTACGACGAGGACTCCCTCGATGGCGATCATCCTAGCGAGAACGAAG GACGGGAGTCGACGGGAAGCGCGAAAGACGTGGACAGGGCGAAGCTCGTCCGTGAGAGACAAAACGAAGAGCGGCAGCGGAAGTTGGAAGAGCTGAGACAGCAGGCTCTCGCCGCGCAACGTTTCCGGGAGCAACGGGAAGAGGAACGTCGAAGGCGCATCGACGAGCTCAAATCGCGTGACAACGACAG ACGAAACCAAGTCGGGGAGAGAAAACGTGCGATATGCGAGgcggaaagagaaagaagagaggcGATCCTCCGAAAGAATCAAGAGAGAGAAGCTCGTATAGaggcgaagaagaagaacgagaGGTCGCACATCGTGTTTGCGTTCGGAAGTTCTACACCGAGGATGTTGGAGCCAGCCGATACCGGTGGCTCCACTTTCTGGGGAACGCGTCGCGCAACTTCTACCACCAATGTAATGATGTTCTCGGCTGCACAGCCGTTGACAAGGAGATCCTCCGAGAGAGAACTCGATGGCAGCAAGAAGCGAGCCACGTCAGCTGGTGGACTTGACCGGAAACCTGGCGAAG ATATGAGAATGTCCTCGTCCATGTACGAGGTGTTCAATTGGAATTCTAGCCCTGATCCTCCCTTAACCCCCGCCAAACATAAGAGAGCCAGCCTCTCTCTGCCTCCTACAACTGACATCTTTGCCATCGATGATAAGTCTGATAGCGACACTAGGCGTCCGATGATTCAGCGGGCTGCCAGTG GTGAAGAAAGCGACGGAACACCGGGAACCCCTAGCTCGGTTTATCTGCGGGTGAACAGGAGGCGTACCGATCTGATGCCAACGATACCATCGCCGCGTGATGGACCGCCATCATCAGGGCGTAGTTCGAGCGCTAAGGCCTTCGCACGTTCGCCAGGTAGGACTTACTCCATGTCCAGGCTGGACCAACTGGCGCAGCCTAGGAAACGTCCGACAGAACTTAGCACACTGACGGAACAGCAAAGCCAGCCTCTGAGCGCTTCTAGCATGAGTCGCAGCATGTCACATTTAGCTGCGTCCGGAGGCAAGAGCCTCAAACGCTCAGATAACTCTCGTAGCATGGGTACATTGCCAGGCGCGGTTCCAATGCCGAGACCAACCAGAGCCGAGAGACTTCGTCGCAAAGCCCGCGAGCATCAGAACCAACAGCAGCAAG GCATCCGCAGCGGGGAGGTGACACCGAACAGCCCATCACGACCGCACAGCTCCATGAGTCAGCAAAGCGCCAGCAGTGTGGGCAGCAGTAACGTCAATCTGCGTCCTCGTACAGCTGCCCCGCGTCGACCGCGACCTGCTTCTATTGCCGGTACCGGTGTTTCGGTCACAGAACGACACA ATCTAGTGAGCGAACCGAAATCGACGAAGGATTCGAAACCGCCACTGCCAAAGGTCCATAGCACTCCAAAGAAATCATCTACACCGAAAGCGACGGAAATCAAGAAGCCAACGGAGAAACTAGTGAAGAGCGCGAAGGCTTCACCGCGAATAACCCCGAAAGTGACACCGCTGCAAAGCCCTGGAGCCGAGAATGCTCCGCTGATTCGTGGCAGTACCGGAGAGATAATAAAAAGCGAAGTGAAAGAGGATATAAAATTGGACGATAAGTACGAGGAGAAGAAAGACCAAGGCACCGAGAAAACAcaa CAGGAAATAAGCGCCGCGGAGCAGGGTaacgaagaaatgaaaaagtcGGTCGTTATCGAACAATCCAATTCTATATCTAAGCAAACGAAGGACGAGACTAATTTGAATCAAGAGAATCAATCGACTGTGCGGTCTCAAGAAACACCCAAAGCTGCGAAGAAGGAAGCCGAGGCGAAATCCGAGAACAACGTGGAGGAACAAGTCGATATGTCAG CATCGATGATAGCAAAGATCCGGATCACTACGGAAGAAGAAGCCAAGGCAGCTATAGCTGAACGTAGAAGATTAGCTAGAGAACAGGCTGAACGAGAAGCCGAGCTTGAACGTCAACGACAG GAGGAAGAAGCCCGTTTAGAGGCCGAGAGATTGCGCGCTGAGGAAGAAGAACAACGTCGTTTAGAGGAAGAAACGCTTCGTTTGGCTAATGAAGCTCGTGAAGCCGAGGAACAGAGACTGAGACTGGCGATTGAGGAAGCGAAACGTCGCGAGGAAGAGGAtaggagaagaagagaagaggaggCTCGTCAGAAACaggagaaagaagaggctgaGCGGAAAGCGAGGGAAGAAGCGGAAAG ACAGCGAATCGAAATGGCAGAACGCCTTAAGagggaagaggaagagagactTGCTAGACGTAAACGTGTCGAGGCGATCATGCTTAGAACTCGGGGCAAGAACCAGAATAATACACCTACGAAA GGTGAAGGTGGTGATGGCGATAAGTTGAAAGAAGACAGTCctaacgatgaaaataaaacggCACCAGGTAGCAAAGTCGAAGATGTTATGACAGCCAGTCTGATATCCGAAGCAACTCAACAATTCATTAGCGGAGAGCAACGAGCTCATCATACAGAAAACAATACTACTACGGACATTGTGCATAATGGCACGCATAGTAATGgcattaatgaaaataaaattgtgttGGATAATAATCAGGGTAATGTGGAAGGAGAACTGAATGGTCATCATACAAATCACGGAAACGGTATCAACAGTCAATCAATTACACTGGATAATGCCACCGT CAAACAAAACAACGTGACCAACAACCTGTTAGACCTAACGGAATTCGACTCTCTCAGTAATAGCAGTAGTGGTCCAATACTCCAACTGACATCCAATCTGGCCAATGAAGACACCCTCAACTCGAACCTAAATCCAGCAGCTATACCTTTCACTCCAATGGCCAACACATACATGCCTACCGCTGCTAATGCCAATGTAAATCCGTTCCAGGATTCTTTTATGAACAACAAGCCACAAGATAATAGTCAAGTACCAG ATCTTTTATCATAA
- the LOC139989441 gene encoding uncharacterized protein isoform X26 → MVVAMLADYGQSDLAGAASEETNQRSSSAHNRHSLTKGRESTGSAKDVDRAKLVRERQNEERQRKLEELRQQALAAQRFREQREEERRRRIDELKSRDNDRRNQVGERKRAICEAERERREAILRKNQEREARIEAKKKNERSHIVFAFGSSTPRMLEPADTGGSTFWGTRRATSTTNVMMFSAAQPLTRRSSERELDGSKKRATSAGGLDRKPGEDMRMSSSMYEVFNWNSSPDPPLTPAKHKRASLSLPPTTDIFAIDDKSDSDTRRPMIQRAASGEESDGTPGTPSSVYLRVNRRRTDLMPTIPSPRDGPPSSGRSSSAKAFARSPGRTYSMSRLDQLAQPRKRPTELSTLTEQQSQPLSASSMSRSMSHLAASGGKSLKRSDNSRSMGTLPGAVPMPRPTRAERLRRKAREHQNQQQQGIRSGEVTPNSPSRPHSSMSQQSASSVGSSNVNLRPRTAAPRRPRPASIAGTGVSVTERHNLVSEPKSTKDSKPPLPKVHSTPKKSSTPKATEIKKPTEKLVKSAKASPRITPKVTPLQSPGAENAPLIRGSTGEIIKSEVKEDIKLDDKYEEKKDQGTEKTQQEISAAEQGNEEMKKSVVIEQSNSISKQTKDETNLNQENQSTVRSQETPKAAKKEAEAKSENNVEEQVDMSASMIAKIRITTEEEAKAAIAERRRLAREQAEREAELERQRQEEEARLEAERLRAEEEEQRRLEEETLRLANEAREAEEQRLRLAIEEAKRREEEDRRRREEEARQKQEKEEAERKAREEAERQRIEMAERLKREEEERLARRKRVEAIMLRTRGKNQNNTPTKGEGGDGDKLKEDSPNDENKTAPGSKVEDVMTASLISEATQQFISGEQRAHHTENNTTTDIVHNGTHSNGINENKIVLDNNQGNVEGELNGHHTNHGNGINSQSITLDNATVKQNNVTNNLLDLTEFDSLSNSSSGPILQLTSNLANEDTLNSNLNPAAIPFTPMANTYMPTAANANVNPFQDSFMNNKPQDNSQVPDLLS, encoded by the exons CTGGAGCCGCTTCTGAGGAAACTAACCAAAGGTCCAGTTCTGCACACAATCGCCACTCTCTCACGAAGG GACGGGAGTCGACGGGAAGCGCGAAAGACGTGGACAGGGCGAAGCTCGTCCGTGAGAGACAAAACGAAGAGCGGCAGCGGAAGTTGGAAGAGCTGAGACAGCAGGCTCTCGCCGCGCAACGTTTCCGGGAGCAACGGGAAGAGGAACGTCGAAGGCGCATCGACGAGCTCAAATCGCGTGACAACGACAG ACGAAACCAAGTCGGGGAGAGAAAACGTGCGATATGCGAGgcggaaagagaaagaagagaggcGATCCTCCGAAAGAATCAAGAGAGAGAAGCTCGTATAGaggcgaagaagaagaacgagaGGTCGCACATCGTGTTTGCGTTCGGAAGTTCTACACCGAGGATGTTGGAGCCAGCCGATACCGGTGGCTCCACTTTCTGGGGAACGCGTCGCGCAACTTCTACCACCAATGTAATGATGTTCTCGGCTGCACAGCCGTTGACAAGGAGATCCTCCGAGAGAGAACTCGATGGCAGCAAGAAGCGAGCCACGTCAGCTGGTGGACTTGACCGGAAACCTGGCGAAG ATATGAGAATGTCCTCGTCCATGTACGAGGTGTTCAATTGGAATTCTAGCCCTGATCCTCCCTTAACCCCCGCCAAACATAAGAGAGCCAGCCTCTCTCTGCCTCCTACAACTGACATCTTTGCCATCGATGATAAGTCTGATAGCGACACTAGGCGTCCGATGATTCAGCGGGCTGCCAGTG GTGAAGAAAGCGACGGAACACCGGGAACCCCTAGCTCGGTTTATCTGCGGGTGAACAGGAGGCGTACCGATCTGATGCCAACGATACCATCGCCGCGTGATGGACCGCCATCATCAGGGCGTAGTTCGAGCGCTAAGGCCTTCGCACGTTCGCCAGGTAGGACTTACTCCATGTCCAGGCTGGACCAACTGGCGCAGCCTAGGAAACGTCCGACAGAACTTAGCACACTGACGGAACAGCAAAGCCAGCCTCTGAGCGCTTCTAGCATGAGTCGCAGCATGTCACATTTAGCTGCGTCCGGAGGCAAGAGCCTCAAACGCTCAGATAACTCTCGTAGCATGGGTACATTGCCAGGCGCGGTTCCAATGCCGAGACCAACCAGAGCCGAGAGACTTCGTCGCAAAGCCCGCGAGCATCAGAACCAACAGCAGCAAG GCATCCGCAGCGGGGAGGTGACACCGAACAGCCCATCACGACCGCACAGCTCCATGAGTCAGCAAAGCGCCAGCAGTGTGGGCAGCAGTAACGTCAATCTGCGTCCTCGTACAGCTGCCCCGCGTCGACCGCGACCTGCTTCTATTGCCGGTACCGGTGTTTCGGTCACAGAACGACACA ATCTAGTGAGCGAACCGAAATCGACGAAGGATTCGAAACCGCCACTGCCAAAGGTCCATAGCACTCCAAAGAAATCATCTACACCGAAAGCGACGGAAATCAAGAAGCCAACGGAGAAACTAGTGAAGAGCGCGAAGGCTTCACCGCGAATAACCCCGAAAGTGACACCGCTGCAAAGCCCTGGAGCCGAGAATGCTCCGCTGATTCGTGGCAGTACCGGAGAGATAATAAAAAGCGAAGTGAAAGAGGATATAAAATTGGACGATAAGTACGAGGAGAAGAAAGACCAAGGCACCGAGAAAACAcaa CAGGAAATAAGCGCCGCGGAGCAGGGTaacgaagaaatgaaaaagtcGGTCGTTATCGAACAATCCAATTCTATATCTAAGCAAACGAAGGACGAGACTAATTTGAATCAAGAGAATCAATCGACTGTGCGGTCTCAAGAAACACCCAAAGCTGCGAAGAAGGAAGCCGAGGCGAAATCCGAGAACAACGTGGAGGAACAAGTCGATATGTCAG CATCGATGATAGCAAAGATCCGGATCACTACGGAAGAAGAAGCCAAGGCAGCTATAGCTGAACGTAGAAGATTAGCTAGAGAACAGGCTGAACGAGAAGCCGAGCTTGAACGTCAACGACAG GAGGAAGAAGCCCGTTTAGAGGCCGAGAGATTGCGCGCTGAGGAAGAAGAACAACGTCGTTTAGAGGAAGAAACGCTTCGTTTGGCTAATGAAGCTCGTGAAGCCGAGGAACAGAGACTGAGACTGGCGATTGAGGAAGCGAAACGTCGCGAGGAAGAGGAtaggagaagaagagaagaggaggCTCGTCAGAAACaggagaaagaagaggctgaGCGGAAAGCGAGGGAAGAAGCGGAAAG ACAGCGAATCGAAATGGCAGAACGCCTTAAGagggaagaggaagagagactTGCTAGACGTAAACGTGTCGAGGCGATCATGCTTAGAACTCGGGGCAAGAACCAGAATAATACACCTACGAAA GGTGAAGGTGGTGATGGCGATAAGTTGAAAGAAGACAGTCctaacgatgaaaataaaacggCACCAGGTAGCAAAGTCGAAGATGTTATGACAGCCAGTCTGATATCCGAAGCAACTCAACAATTCATTAGCGGAGAGCAACGAGCTCATCATACAGAAAACAATACTACTACGGACATTGTGCATAATGGCACGCATAGTAATGgcattaatgaaaataaaattgtgttGGATAATAATCAGGGTAATGTGGAAGGAGAACTGAATGGTCATCATACAAATCACGGAAACGGTATCAACAGTCAATCAATTACACTGGATAATGCCACCGT CAAACAAAACAACGTGACCAACAACCTGTTAGACCTAACGGAATTCGACTCTCTCAGTAATAGCAGTAGTGGTCCAATACTCCAACTGACATCCAATCTGGCCAATGAAGACACCCTCAACTCGAACCTAAATCCAGCAGCTATACCTTTCACTCCAATGGCCAACACATACATGCCTACCGCTGCTAATGCCAATGTAAATCCGTTCCAGGATTCTTTTATGAACAACAAGCCACAAGATAATAGTCAAGTACCAG ATCTTTTATCATAA
- the LOC139989441 gene encoding uncharacterized protein isoform X22, whose product MWCCKRLDASDWPVTTIVRAGAASEETNQRSSSAHNRHSLTKGRESTGSAKDVDRAKLVRERQNEERQRKLEELRQQALAAQRFREQREEERRRRIDELKSRDNDRRNQVGERKRAICEAERERREAILRKNQEREARIEAKKKNERSHIVFAFGSSTPRMLEPADTGGSTFWGTRRATSTTNVMMFSAAQPLTRRSSERELDGSKKRATSAGGLDRKPGEDMRMSSSMYEVFNWNSSPDPPLTPAKHKRASLSLPPTTDIFAIDDKSDSDTRRPMIQRAASGEESDGTPGTPSSVYLRVNRRRTDLMPTIPSPRDGPPSSGRSSSAKAFARSPGRTYSMSRLDQLAQPRKRPTELSTLTEQQSQPLSASSMSRSMSHLAASGGKSLKRSDNSRSMGTLPGAVPMPRPTRAERLRRKAREHQNQQQQGIRSGEVTPNSPSRPHSSMSQQSASSVGSSNVNLRPRTAAPRRPRPASIAGTGVSVTERHNLVSEPKSTKDSKPPLPKVHSTPKKSSTPKATEIKKPTEKLVKSAKASPRITPKVTPLQSPGAENAPLIRGSTGEIIKSEVKEDIKLDDKYEEKKDQGTEKTQQEISAAEQGNEEMKKSVVIEQSNSISKQTKDETNLNQENQSTVRSQETPKAAKKEAEAKSENNVEEQVDMSASMIAKIRITTEEEAKAAIAERRRLAREQAEREAELERQRQEEEARLEAERLRAEEEEQRRLEEETLRLANEAREAEEQRLRLAIEEAKRREEEDRRRREEEARQKQEKEEAERKAREEAERQRIEMAERLKREEEERLARRKRVEAIMLRTRGKNQNNTPTKGEGGDGDKLKEDSPNDENKTAPGSKVEDVMTASLISEATQQFISGEQRAHHTENNTTTDIVHNGTHSNGINENKIVLDNNQGNVEGELNGHHTNHGNGINSQSITLDNATVKQNNVTNNLLDLTEFDSLSNSSSGPILQLTSNLANEDTLNSNLNPAAIPFTPMANTYMPTAANANVNPFQDSFMNNKPQDNSQVPDLLS is encoded by the exons CTGGAGCCGCTTCTGAGGAAACTAACCAAAGGTCCAGTTCTGCACACAATCGCCACTCTCTCACGAAGG GACGGGAGTCGACGGGAAGCGCGAAAGACGTGGACAGGGCGAAGCTCGTCCGTGAGAGACAAAACGAAGAGCGGCAGCGGAAGTTGGAAGAGCTGAGACAGCAGGCTCTCGCCGCGCAACGTTTCCGGGAGCAACGGGAAGAGGAACGTCGAAGGCGCATCGACGAGCTCAAATCGCGTGACAACGACAG ACGAAACCAAGTCGGGGAGAGAAAACGTGCGATATGCGAGgcggaaagagaaagaagagaggcGATCCTCCGAAAGAATCAAGAGAGAGAAGCTCGTATAGaggcgaagaagaagaacgagaGGTCGCACATCGTGTTTGCGTTCGGAAGTTCTACACCGAGGATGTTGGAGCCAGCCGATACCGGTGGCTCCACTTTCTGGGGAACGCGTCGCGCAACTTCTACCACCAATGTAATGATGTTCTCGGCTGCACAGCCGTTGACAAGGAGATCCTCCGAGAGAGAACTCGATGGCAGCAAGAAGCGAGCCACGTCAGCTGGTGGACTTGACCGGAAACCTGGCGAAG ATATGAGAATGTCCTCGTCCATGTACGAGGTGTTCAATTGGAATTCTAGCCCTGATCCTCCCTTAACCCCCGCCAAACATAAGAGAGCCAGCCTCTCTCTGCCTCCTACAACTGACATCTTTGCCATCGATGATAAGTCTGATAGCGACACTAGGCGTCCGATGATTCAGCGGGCTGCCAGTG GTGAAGAAAGCGACGGAACACCGGGAACCCCTAGCTCGGTTTATCTGCGGGTGAACAGGAGGCGTACCGATCTGATGCCAACGATACCATCGCCGCGTGATGGACCGCCATCATCAGGGCGTAGTTCGAGCGCTAAGGCCTTCGCACGTTCGCCAGGTAGGACTTACTCCATGTCCAGGCTGGACCAACTGGCGCAGCCTAGGAAACGTCCGACAGAACTTAGCACACTGACGGAACAGCAAAGCCAGCCTCTGAGCGCTTCTAGCATGAGTCGCAGCATGTCACATTTAGCTGCGTCCGGAGGCAAGAGCCTCAAACGCTCAGATAACTCTCGTAGCATGGGTACATTGCCAGGCGCGGTTCCAATGCCGAGACCAACCAGAGCCGAGAGACTTCGTCGCAAAGCCCGCGAGCATCAGAACCAACAGCAGCAAG GCATCCGCAGCGGGGAGGTGACACCGAACAGCCCATCACGACCGCACAGCTCCATGAGTCAGCAAAGCGCCAGCAGTGTGGGCAGCAGTAACGTCAATCTGCGTCCTCGTACAGCTGCCCCGCGTCGACCGCGACCTGCTTCTATTGCCGGTACCGGTGTTTCGGTCACAGAACGACACA ATCTAGTGAGCGAACCGAAATCGACGAAGGATTCGAAACCGCCACTGCCAAAGGTCCATAGCACTCCAAAGAAATCATCTACACCGAAAGCGACGGAAATCAAGAAGCCAACGGAGAAACTAGTGAAGAGCGCGAAGGCTTCACCGCGAATAACCCCGAAAGTGACACCGCTGCAAAGCCCTGGAGCCGAGAATGCTCCGCTGATTCGTGGCAGTACCGGAGAGATAATAAAAAGCGAAGTGAAAGAGGATATAAAATTGGACGATAAGTACGAGGAGAAGAAAGACCAAGGCACCGAGAAAACAcaa CAGGAAATAAGCGCCGCGGAGCAGGGTaacgaagaaatgaaaaagtcGGTCGTTATCGAACAATCCAATTCTATATCTAAGCAAACGAAGGACGAGACTAATTTGAATCAAGAGAATCAATCGACTGTGCGGTCTCAAGAAACACCCAAAGCTGCGAAGAAGGAAGCCGAGGCGAAATCCGAGAACAACGTGGAGGAACAAGTCGATATGTCAG CATCGATGATAGCAAAGATCCGGATCACTACGGAAGAAGAAGCCAAGGCAGCTATAGCTGAACGTAGAAGATTAGCTAGAGAACAGGCTGAACGAGAAGCCGAGCTTGAACGTCAACGACAG GAGGAAGAAGCCCGTTTAGAGGCCGAGAGATTGCGCGCTGAGGAAGAAGAACAACGTCGTTTAGAGGAAGAAACGCTTCGTTTGGCTAATGAAGCTCGTGAAGCCGAGGAACAGAGACTGAGACTGGCGATTGAGGAAGCGAAACGTCGCGAGGAAGAGGAtaggagaagaagagaagaggaggCTCGTCAGAAACaggagaaagaagaggctgaGCGGAAAGCGAGGGAAGAAGCGGAAAG ACAGCGAATCGAAATGGCAGAACGCCTTAAGagggaagaggaagagagactTGCTAGACGTAAACGTGTCGAGGCGATCATGCTTAGAACTCGGGGCAAGAACCAGAATAATACACCTACGAAA GGTGAAGGTGGTGATGGCGATAAGTTGAAAGAAGACAGTCctaacgatgaaaataaaacggCACCAGGTAGCAAAGTCGAAGATGTTATGACAGCCAGTCTGATATCCGAAGCAACTCAACAATTCATTAGCGGAGAGCAACGAGCTCATCATACAGAAAACAATACTACTACGGACATTGTGCATAATGGCACGCATAGTAATGgcattaatgaaaataaaattgtgttGGATAATAATCAGGGTAATGTGGAAGGAGAACTGAATGGTCATCATACAAATCACGGAAACGGTATCAACAGTCAATCAATTACACTGGATAATGCCACCGT CAAACAAAACAACGTGACCAACAACCTGTTAGACCTAACGGAATTCGACTCTCTCAGTAATAGCAGTAGTGGTCCAATACTCCAACTGACATCCAATCTGGCCAATGAAGACACCCTCAACTCGAACCTAAATCCAGCAGCTATACCTTTCACTCCAATGGCCAACACATACATGCCTACCGCTGCTAATGCCAATGTAAATCCGTTCCAGGATTCTTTTATGAACAACAAGCCACAAGATAATAGTCAAGTACCAG ATCTTTTATCATAA